A single window of Leishmania major strain Friedlin complete genome, chromosome 10 DNA harbors:
- a CDS encoding putative pteridin transporter: MTVGQQTGNVVGGADVLCATPPAEQLGEEDKGYVHPDTAALFDASPFMRYIPIFGTAVVPFGPKCVMSLGIVYILSKGLAKTLLNSSRYAMFMKKYGVTTAVYQRISGIGSLGFSIKPLTAILSDTFAFFGYTKRWYMALSCIAGAVCAIVYGVLPFKQSSAGIAGAMIFISVFCIANIDVLSEGHYSRLIKRHPIPGADLISWIWALIMVGAIIASTIQGPLSDSGRPTIGIFLSAGLQAFCVFFFIFNWYGEKKNLVERKEDYIFLLKQEAQMQETDSEPIKEGVGMHDITTGKSKTKSTVLYHESSPQNSDGELVNFGELDDDVTEYDFVATSCMCGIFGVNKEIISRNISVAVYGVIMTAGVVALTVLNIMGTTYQLLYGCVSISVILCATGFLCIPMTIMKANFFGWCQQVCYILISGGTDNFYMSDASCLPDGPHFSQTFYNTVGAVIGNAAGVFGVYLFARVFSKQSYRVTLICTTLVQILASIFDIIIVERWNLYIGIPDHAMYIMGDAIVYEVCNMLNFMPLNMLISRLCPKGCESTMFAILASFSNMGASTSSTIGAILMETVWPLSSSPPCDFSNLRWLLISGHFITPLIAIPLVIVLIPGTRICDPIDPKDVEALSIFQKWLNKFYATSSAHAKPQPKSLPDSERQQ, translated from the coding sequence ATGACCGTTGGCCAGCAGACCGGAAACGttgtcggcggcgctgacgtgctttgcgcaacgccgcccgcggagcagctgggggaggaggacaagGGCTACGTGCACCCGGACACCGCCGCGCTCTTCGACGCTTCCCCGTTCATGCGCTACATCCCGATCTTTGGAACGGCAGTGGTACCGTTTGGGCCGAAGTGTGTGATGTCACTTGGCATCGTGTACATTCTCAGCAAAGGTCTGGCGAAGACGCTGCTCAACTCTTCCAGGTACGCCATGTTCATGAAGAAGTACGGTGTCACCACGGCGGTGTACCAGCGCATCTCCGGCATTGGCTCGTTGGGCTTCTCCATCAAGCCGCTGACAGCCATCTTGAGTGACACGTTCGCCTTTTTCGGCTACACGAAGCGGTGGTACATGGCCTTGTCATGTATTGCCGGTGCGGTGTGCGCTATCGTGTACGGCGTCCTGCCCTTCAAGCAGTCGAGCGCTGGCATCGCGGGTGCTATGATTTTCATCTCGGTCTTCTGTATTGCCAACATCGATGTGCTGTCAGAGGGTCACTACAGCCGCCTTATCAAGCGCCACCCCATTCCTGGTGCCGACCTGATCTCGTGGATCTGGGCGCTTATCATGGTGGGTGCGATCATCGCGTCGACCATTCAAGGGCCGCTTTCCGACTCGGGCCGCCCCACCATCGGCATCTTCCTCTCCGCAGGCCTGCAGGCCTTctgcgttttctttttcatCTTCAACTGGTATGGCGAGAAGAAGAACCTGGTCGAACGCAAGGAGGACTACATCTTTTTGCTGAAACAGGAGGCCCAGATGCAGGAGACGGACTCGGAGCCGATCAAGGAGGGCGTGGGGATGCACGACATCACCACGGGCAAGAGCAAGACGAAGTCCACCGTGCTGTATCACGAGTCCTCCCCGCAGAACAGCGACGGGGAGCTGGTGAACTTTGGTGAGCTTGACGATGACGTGACCGAGTACGACTTTGTCGCGACAAGTTGCATGTGCGGCATCTTTGGAGTGAACAAGGAGATCATCTCTCGCAACATCTCTGTTGCCGTCTACGGTGTCATCATGACGGCTGGCGTCGTTGCGCTGACCGTGCTCAACATCATGGGTACAACCTACCAGCTGCTCTACGGCTGCGTCAGCATCTCGGTTATCCTGTGCGCGACCGGCTTCCTCTGCATCCCTATGACGATCATGAAGGCCAACTTCTTCGGGTGGTGCCAGCAGGTGTGCTACATCCTCATCTCTGGCGGGACGGACAACTTCTACATGTCGGATGCCAGCTGTCTGCCGGACGGGCCACACTTCTCTCAGACATTCTACAacaccgtcggcgccgtcatTGGCAACGCTGCCGGCGTGTTTGGTGTGTACCTGTTCGCGCGCGTCTTCTCGAAGCAGAGCTACCGCGTCACGCTAATCTGCACCACTCTTGTCCAGATTCTTGCAAGCATCTTTGACATCATCATTGTCGAGCGATGGAACTTGTACATCGGCATCCCGGACCACGCCATGTACATCATGGGTGATGCTATCGTGTACGAGGTGTGCAACATGCTGAACTTCATGCCACTGAACATGCTCATCTCGCGCCTCTGTCCGAAGGGGTGCGAGAGCACGATGTTTGCAATTTTGGCGAGCTTCAGCAACATGGGTGCGTCGACGTCGTCCACGATTGGCGCGATTCTGATGGAAACGGTGTGGCCTCTTTCCTCCAGCCCGCCGTGCGACTTCAGCAACCTGCGTTGGCTGCTCATCTCCGGCCACTTCATCACACCGCTCATCGCCATTCCGCTAGTGATTGTGCTCATTCCCGGCACCCGCATCTGCGACCCGATCGACCCGAAGGATGTCGAGGCCCTGTCCATCTTCCAGAAGTGGCTCAACAAGTTTTACGCAACGtcaagcgcacacgccaagCCCCAGCCCAAATCGCTTCCAGATTCGGAGAGGCAGCAGTAG
- a CDS encoding phosphate-Repressible Phosphate Permease-like protein gives MANVNPYLWIVIVGGFVSFLTGAGVGMNDLANAFGTTYGARILTLTQIVIVASVCEFGGAVTLGGEVTSTISSGVADPKDFAKQPYVFMYGMLCACGAAFCWLAVATWLRLPVSSTHSICGGVIGFALVYGGGGAVSWAKRKDDFPFFSGVAPIVASWFISPVLTGAVSAIIYSLVRFLVLRPKNCVKRAMYTLPVVVAIAFFLESFFVLFKGASKRLKWSVGKAAWVATCIGAGAGVLSCVFIPLLKRLVARDEAHAFAASEERPSTTEGSTQRKPLNDEDVHKAREVTGDVVSQSEASDSEQSEERQVTGASGLQVQQYEWRAERVFRYLQVFTAICASFAHGASDVSNAVGPLAAIYQVYQTGGVEKSSSVPIWVLCLGGAGLVLGLSTFGIRLMRLMGEDLTVITPSRGFSAELSAALVVSFASGYGIPVSSTHCITGGVIAVSIVDVGFLNIRWLMVLKMYGGWVFTLVVTAIISAMFFAQGASAPAM, from the coding sequence ATGGCGAATGTCAATCCCTATTTGTGGATCGTCATTGTGGGCGGCTTCGTTTCGTTCctcaccggcgccggtgtgGGCATGAACGATTTGGCCAACGCCTTTGGTACCACGTATGGTGCGCGCATTCTCACCCTCACGCAGATTGTCATCGTAGCCTCTGTTTGCGAATTTGGCGGTGCGGTGACGCTCGGTGGTGAGGTGACGTCGACCATCTCCAGTGGGGTTGCCGACCCCAAGGATTTCGCGAAACAGCCATATGTCTTCATGTACGGTATGCTTTGCGCCTGTGGCGCCGCCTTCTGCTGGCTGGCGGTAGCCACGTGGCTGCGTCTTCCCGTGTCGTCGACACACAGCATCTGCGGTGGCGTGATCGGCTTCGCGCTGGTctacggcggcggtggtgcggtgagctgggcgaagaggaaggaCGACTTCCCGTTCTTCAGCGGTGTGGCCCCGATTGTCGCCTCCTGGTTCATCTCGCCTGTGCTCACCGGCGCTGTATCGGCTATCATCTACAGCCTGGTTCGCTTCCTCGTGCTTCGCCCTAAGAACTGTGTGAAGCGCGCGATGTACACCCTGCCCGTCGTTGTGGCCATTGCCTTCTTCCTGGAGTCTTTCTTCGTGCTCTTCAAGGGTGCGTCGAAGCGCCTCAAGTGGTCGGTGGGCAAAGCTGCCTGGGTGGCTACGTGCAttggcgccggcgctggcgtgctcTCGTGCGTCTTCATTCCCCTTCTGAAGCGCTTGGTTGCTCGTGACGAGGCGCATGCCTTCGCTGCATCTGAGGAGCGTCCGAGTACGACGGAGGGATCGACTCAGCGCAAACCGCTCAACGACGAGGACGTGCACAAGGCTCGTGAGGTCACTGGCGACGTTGTCAGCCAATCGGAGGCCTCCGACTCAGAGCAATCGGAGGAGCGCCAGGTCACTGGTGCCAGCGGCCTTCAGGTCCAGCAGTACGAATGGCGTGCCGAGCGCGTGTTTCGCTACCTGCAGGTGTTCACCGCCATCTGCGCCTCCTTTGCCCACGGTGCGAGCGATGTCAGTAACGCCGTCGGCCCGCTTGCCGCCATCTACCAGGTGTACCAGACGGGCGGTGTGGAGAAGAGCTCTTCTGTTCCGATCTGGGTGCTGTGCCTCGGTGGTGCCGGTCTTGTTTTGGGTCTCTCCACCTTCGGTATCCGGCTGATGCGTCTGATGGGTGAGGATCTGACTGTCATCACGCCAAGCCGCGGCTTCTCTGCGGAGCTGTCGGCCGCGCTCGTCGTGTCGTTCGCCTCCGGCTACGGCATTCCCGTCTCGTCCACTCACTGCATCACTGGCGGTGTCATCGCCGTCAGCATCGTCGACGTTGGCTTCCTGAACATCCGCTGGCTCATGGTGTTGAAGATGTACGGTGGCTGGGTGTTTACCCTCGTGGTCACCGCCATTATCTCGGCCATGTTCTTCGCCCAGGGTGCTAGCGCCCCTGCCATGTAG